Genomic segment of Arachis hypogaea cultivar Tifrunner chromosome 16, arahy.Tifrunner.gnm2.J5K5, whole genome shotgun sequence:
CTCACTTCGGCCTTTAACTTTTAAATCTGTCCAATATTTAACACCGTCAAGAGCCCGTTCCATTATACCAAAAAAAAAGCCCGTTCTATTTTTTTGGCAAATATTAATTtgcctaattaaaaatttgattaagaaTCTCGCTTTGTCTATGCAGCAATTTATTTGTCAACAATAAATCTTTAGATAGAGTTTTGTTGAGCTTGGAAAACtaatattcaattaaaataatgaacaaacattattagaGTATTGTTAACTATTAAGTGTTTATTAAAATATGACCAATTGTTTGTGTGATGTATTTGGTGTAGTACTATGCAGCAAAGCAAATTAAATTTCATGTTGGTTCAATTAAACAAGCTCACTTATCAATAAACAAATTCAGCTTTATACCAAATTGATTCAAGACTAATGGctgaagaaagaaaacaaaaagggcCCAAAGAAATAAACCAAGCCCAATCAGTAAAGTAACCTAAGCTTCATACGGTCATCGGAAGAGTTTTAAGTATATCGAGAATACTTATATTCTAGTTGTTTTAactgttgatctgaattataaaagatatatataatataattaattaaaatcaatagtTAAAATAACTGGAACACCGGTGTTTTCCTTACACTTGAAATTTTTCTTACGGTTACCTACTTCCATGGTTCAAGCAACTTAATTCCCAagtttcaattcactttaatttccttGAAATTTCCATCGAAAGCCAtcacttttctctcttctcactcTTGCTTCGGTCACGttaatcaaagaagaagaaagaagaaaatgaaaaccaCAGAAGAATGGTGAGGAAGAAAGGCAAAAAGAGCTTtgctaaatcaaaacaagaaaaagagtTTACAACCAAGTAATTAGTCTCACTCGGTCAAAGCACATCAAAAGTATCTTCCCTCATTTGTGCTACACCGAGGAACCAAGAAGAAAGCCACAAGGTCTCAAGTACAGAAGAAGCAACAATGAAAAATGTGAAGTCAACTTGGTTCAGAAGTTCATCAATGCTCAAAACCAAAACTTGGAGCCAAAGTCAAGCTCAACAGTCAAGATTGAAGAAGcttgaagaaaaaggatgagagagaaTAGATGAGTTGCATGCAACAGATTCgaatttctctctcctctctaatGAAGTCGCTGCTAGTATCTgatgttggagaagaagacagtgttAGGGTTGAACCTGATTCAACCTTGAAACATTCattcttctatattaagggtgaacggccaaagGTTGAAGGCAAAGAGAGTAAGTGAAAAGCACGGAGTTCACTTTCATAACTACCCAAACTGTTTGAATCCTTCTTCTTCACATAGTTCatgtagtattttctttttctcagtttattctgtctgagtctcattgaAAAAAGCAAATATGATGTGGTTTGTAAGAAAAAATCAACGAAAGGTAAAAGACAGTGAGATAAACAGTGAGAAAAAGCCATAAGCTGTCTCAAGTTTGCTTTGTACATCTTTTCTGTTTTGTGTCATGATTCTGTAGGGATTTtttttgtaagttgggttagcactttgcagttAAAAGTAAGGTGAGTTCTAGTCAAATTCGGATTGTGTTAGAATCTGGATTTGTTCCatataggattgggtagatcctagggaaGCATTGGTGTTTGTATTCTTGAAAagagatagtgaaattccatcatagtTGTGACAGAAattggatgtaggctacattacATTAAATATCTGCtaagtttttttgaaaaaacaaaagtaCTATTCAGTAGAAAAAgaagctaagattcaaccccccattCTCTTAGTCATTGATAACCATCAAGTTCAAATCCGTAGAAAATTAACTTCTATCTTGCTAGGTTAGAGGATAAAATTTTAGGCAGCAGAAGTCTATATATTATCttaattattttctaatattATACCTTAACATAGTTGTTGATGAAATCACAaatattaaaaatctaaaaattcctATAAAGAAATAGaacattttttatgaaaaagaaaatagatcGAGTAGTCTAATGACTATGAGATACATCCTAGTCTTTAGAGTTGAATCCTCTAGTGTAGTGTTTGAGTTGTCACTAAAGTTTGGGCCATATTGGAGGAAAAGGACAAAGAAAAGCTGCAACTAATTATAGGCAGATATATCTAAGCAAGATTTTCACCCTTGCTGACCTTAATAGAAGGAAAAAGTACAGATTCACAATCTTGGATTGTTTTTCAGGTCCTAACGGATGAGAGAAGAACTTAAAAATCAAAGTACATAGCACCGTCCCTTTGACATTATGATTAAGCTTGTGAAAATGAAACTTGAATGACAGGACAATATGCACCGGATTTTTTTCCCCTctctaattcttttattttaatccataagcTGATTTttacattaacaaaaaaaaaagggactTGGATCATGGAATTGATAGAGACAATAATGTTATCAATAGCGTTTTTTTCTTGTGTCATtactttattttttgttaagaaaATGTTGGCAATAGCTTGTAACGAGATAATACTTAATTTGGTCCCTAAACTTATACGCgagtctcaatttagtccctgaaatttcAATTGCCTCTATTTAGTTCCCGAACTTTATGAACATAACTAATGTTAGTCCTTGAAACAATTTTCAACGTACAAACGTTAACGGAACACTGTCGTGACAGCCGGATGTCATACTAAACTTTATAAAATGATGTCGTTTTGGTTTTGGCACTCAAATAACCTAAAAACATCCTAAatggtgtttattaaaattttacctaaTAAAATAAGTAATACGATGTCGTTTTTGAGCTATTTAAATGTCAAAACCAAAACTGcatcattttacaagttttaacgTGACATGTGATAGTCTACAACAGCGCTCTATTaacgtttttatactaaaaattgtGTCAGGGACTAATATGAGGCACGTTTATAAACTTCGGGGACTAAACAGAGGCAATTAAAACTTCAAGGACTAAATTGAGACTCGCGTGTAAGTTCAGGGACCAAATTAAGTATTATCTCGCTTGTAATTGGTCTTGGATGATGATGGACTTGTCttcatgaaataaaaaataaaataaaagaaaagaagaaaggttCAAAAGATCTGGCAAGTGGTTCTGTTCCCAGCATTAATGCATTGCATAATATTGTCTGTGTTGGAAGGTGGCCCAGGCactttttcattttattctttTACAGGAATTATGTATCCACTATCCAGTAAGAATTATGTATACATGCAAATGCAACACACTGAAAAGGAATGATGTGGGAAGCACAAAATTATAAGGAAGCATTATTAATAAATCAGAAAGTTTGTGAGTTTTGTCTCAATTACAATGGACACAGAAACATGTGCTAGAGGGAGAGTGGGACCTCCATCGTCTGATATTTTGAGAGAAAATGGTATTCATAAGTTTACCGTAGATTATCATATATTTATGAATGAATGCAGTGTAATAAGATCACTGGCCCCTACCTCTCTGTCAAAGAAGAAAAATACATATCTGAAAGAGCATAGAGGACCTTACCGACACTAATTAATTGCCACCTCACGCGCCTTTGCAAATTTCGTTATCAAACAGTTTTGTGTGGATCAAATGATGGTTGATCTTACTGGCCACTGGTTTTCAAGGGAACGTTTTTCTAATAagatatacaaattaaagatagGTTCTTGTCTTTTTCAGGCACACAAAGTGAGTGAGTTCAGGTCTCTACTTAACTACTCACAGTCTGTTATTTTGCAAATTTTAGTTAGCTTCACTCTCCTTTTTACACATTGAACAGACAAAACTTTCAGCTAAGATGGGTTTTTTTAGTACCATAGGTACTTGTTTTGGCTTTGGAATTGGAACTTCAATTGGTGTGGTCATTGGATACTATGTGTTTATATACTTTCAGCCAACACATGTCAAGGTTAGTTTCTTCCTCTAAACTAATTCAACTCTTCTTATTAATTTGCCATTAGAAGACTTTTGCATGAAACTAAAAGGTACCTCCTTGCTAGGTGTATATGCTATATAGTAGATTTTTTCTATGATAATTTTTATTGATGAAGATTGTTTTTGtctaaagtaagatgccaaaaagCAATACTTAGTTTTCATATAAGATGTGTCATAATTAAGGTTCTAATCCAAGGAAAATGCAGTACTTGGTCTGCCTTTTCTTCCTTTAATCATGACTTATTTGTTGaatctaatataattttactATATCAGCTTTAATCACTACTGAATTTCAGCTGAAACACCATAGTGGGGAAAGAGGGTAGCTTCAAAGTTTTGTTATGATTTAACTATAGACTTTAGAAGATGCTATTCATTACCTTATCTTTTGGTTAGTTAATTAACACTTTCAGACTATGACATTCTTAATTTCAGGATCCCATAATTCGTCCTTTGGCCGAGCAAGATGCCAAAACTCTGCAACAAATGCTTCCAGAGATACCATTGTGGATAAAGAATCCAGATTTTGATCGTGTATGTTGTTACACTTTACCCCTTGTATATTTCTTGGGTTTCTAAATAAAAGTTTATCATGTTTTTCTTGTTTGCAGCTTGACTGGCTCAATAGATTTGTTGAGCATTTGTGGCCTTATCTAGACAAGGTATGCAATCTACCAAGATTGTATACTGTGGCCTTATCATAATTTCTTATCACATTTTTCCAAATAGTAACAACAATTCAATCTTCTTAGGCAATTTGCAAGACTGCAAGGACTATAGCAAAGCCCATTATTGCTGAGCAAATTCCCAAGTACAAGATTGATTCAGTAGAATTCGAAACGCTTACCTTGGGTTCTCTACCTCCAACTTTTCAAGGTTGAGCTCTTATTTGTTTTCAATGTTACTTTTCTTTCTCTCCATATGTTTAGGAAGGAAAAAGTGAAAATCTTAGAATGTTAGGaagaaaaaagtgaaaacaaTGAAAAGAACAAACTCTTTGTGATTTTTATGTGGTTCTTATTGTGACATGTCAATACCATCAAGTGTACAGAACTGAGCTAGTAGTAAACTGGTTAGTTTTATTTACATGTAAGATTCTTTGAAGCTAAGGTTGGCTGCTAAAAGATAACAGATTATAAATTATTGGTACCTTGTCACTTAAGTAATGTCAAAGGTCTTGATTGCACTGAAAAGATGAAATCATTGTGATGGATTGTTGTGCCGTTATCTTTCACAATTCCAAAGTATTTATTCATCTGATCCATGGAGACACAATTTTGACCCATAAATTTGTCAATATATTCAGGAATGAAAGTCTACAATACTGATGAAAAGGAGTTAATTATGGAACCATCAGTAAAATGGGCTGGGAATCCTAACATTATAGTTGCAATCAAAGCATTCGGCTTGCGAGCCACAGTTCAGGTTTGTATTCTCTTAGTATCTGAAGAACAGAAAAAGAAATGTTTGACTTATGATTTTAACATGCCAGGTTGTTGATCTGCAAGTATTTGCCTCTCCACGAATTACATTGAAGCCTTTAGTCCCAAGTTTTCCTTGCTTTGCAAATATTTATGTGTCGCTCATGGAGAAGGTGTGTATGATATATATCAAACTCTCTAATGACTATTTTCATTGTGATTTCTAGTGATAGCAAAAATATCTGATACTTTGGCCAATTCTATATAAATTACAGAAACTAATGAGCAAAATAATGGTCACATTGTGTTGTTAAACATTCTTTTGATTGCAGCCACATGTTGACTTTGGATTAAAACTTCTTGGAGCTGATGTCATGTCTATTCCTGGTGTTTATAGGCTTGTCCAGGTATCTAATACTCATATTCAAATTGGTCCAACATATTGGCTAGTCATCAACTTGTGTTTGTGAAGTTCTAGCACTGATTTTTCAGGAAATCATCAAAGAACAGGTTGCAAAAATGTACTTATGGCCTAAGGCCCTTGAGGTGCAGATAATGGATCCAACAaagtatgttttattttcttccttTCATCAGTTTCATAACATTATTAGGTGTTAGAGTGAGCTAATAAGTTTGCTTGGTTTGTTTTGTTAGGGCCATGAAAGTACCTGTAGGAATCCTCCATGTGAAGGTTCTTAGAGCAACAAATCTCAAGAAGAAAGATCTACTCGGAGGAGCAGACCCGTACGTGAAGCTTAAACTCTCTGAAGACAAACTTCCTTCAAAGAAAACTACTGTGAAATATAAGAAATTGAATCCAGAATGGAATGAGGAATTCAATATGGTTGTCAAAGATCCGGAATCTCAATTCTTGGAACTTAGTGTTTATGATTGGGAGCAGGTAATTGTGTTTAAAAGATTATATGTAACAAACTTTGTAAGACATGTTTCTTAAACTTTGAATTGCCTAGATTGGGAAGCATGACAAGATGGGAATGAATGTGATTCAATTGAAAGAGCTTACAGCGGACGAAGCGAAAGAGCTGACTCTTGATTTACACAAGACTATGGAGCCTAATGATCCAGAAAATGAGAAGTCAAGGGGAGAGATCACAGTACAAGTTCTGTATAAGCCTTTTAAAGATGATGAGTTGGCTCAGAATTCAGAGGACCCTAATGCAATAGAAAAGGCTCCTGAAGGAACACCTGCCACTGGTGGTTTGCTTGTTATTATCATCCATGAAGCTGAAGATGTTGAAGGGAAACACCACACAAATCCATATGCAAGACTCATTTTCAAAGGAGAGGAGAGGAAAACCAAGgtgttatttattttcttattctatttagaATGAACACAAGTTTTAATTTGAGTCTTAACTTTGCAGCATGTGAAGAAAAATAGAGATCCAAGATGGAATGAAACATTTCAATTTACACTGGAGGAACCTCCCACCAATGAGAGGCTATATGTTGAAGTGCTTAGTGCCTCCTCTAAACTAGGCCTGCTTCATCCCAAGGTAATGATCATTTTTAAATCTTGAGTAACTAATTTGTCCGCTCTATTTATGATTATCTTTTTGCATGCAGGAAACCTTGGGTTATGTGGATATAAATCTATCTGATGCTGTTAGCAACAAAAGAATCAACGAGAAATATCATCTCATTGACTCAAGAAATGGAAAGATTCAAATTGAGCTTCAGTGGAGAACTCCTTGATCATCATACCgtgtttataattttgtaaagaaAATTTGGAGCATTTTCTTGAATACATTAAACAAACAACTTCAATAAGTACCTTAGGAGTTACTCTTCATAGAATGTTTTGTGAATTACTAATTAGCAACACGTGGTTATGAGACATTCAAATTCCTTTTAATTTAATGCAGAAAACGAATATGTTCTGCAGCAAGTGCAAGAATATTTAAAGTGGTTTCCAAAAAATATTTGAAGGTATTAATGAAACCTCCATATAAATATACAAGTGAAGCTAAGCAAATTAAAACttcttagaaaattttttaataaagttaGATGAAATAAATTGTAATATAATAGGGTTATATGTGTTGTATGAATGACAGTGCCCTCAGAGTAGATTAGAGTAGCGTGCATGTGTGGTTTGGTCCTGATTCAGACAGAGCAATGTTAGACTGTTAGTaaagcaatttttttttaatcaatatcaATTAaacttttacaattttatttatcttaaattttagatTGTACATTGTAAATTTTTAACTCTAACTTCCAATTTGTAAAGTTTTAATCCTaaattcttcaaaaaaaattaatttaaaaaaactactaatattaattaattaaaaattaattttttatatttttttagctaTTACGCATAAATTTCCCCAATTAATAACTGATCTCATTTGTTATAATAAGaaccaatttaaaaaaagatttaattaatatatattttaaaagtacaagttaaaattattattaataaaaatttaaaatatttttttattttaatagataaataataaatacattaaaaatttaaattttacatatttatttttaatttataacttTAGTTTGTAACCTTATAATATATAttagctaattttttaaaaaaataattattttttatttttttaatattatttatatattaaaattaattaatatattttttaatttatttttaatatatattttatattaataatgaattTTAATATACTTTTTTCCGGTCAAAGTAAGAATAGTAAAAAATTGCATACATTATTATTAGTCCACACTCACCAAACTCTAACTATTTGGTCCCCACTCTCGTTAATCTATTTCCTGCATAAATTTCTGATCAATCatatacaattatatattatactagcaaaaaaaaatcatcatcttTCTAACTACGTATTTAATGTATAATACTTTTaattatacaaaataattaataaattcatTATCATTATCTATTCATATAAATTCAATTTGATCAGCTGTTATATTGCAAAGTAGGTATATATACAAATTTAACTATACATATCGgaattcataatttaaaaaaaataacagtaattaattttttttagtttttaattaataaaaacaaaaaaaataaaaaaatatattatatatttaaacttatgtatttttatatactcttatatattataattaattactatcagtattaaactaataaaaataatataaataacattaACATATCCAAATGATTAAAGCAGTATAAATCTAAGAAACTACAAGTACATCACCGACAAGCCACCAAAAGAAACAAATTAAAAGCAGAAGCCAGTAAAACATAGCAAAAAAACAACATAAACACTTGTATATATGTATGCTTAGAAgactaaatttaaaattaccgTTTCCCTATCGAAATTTGACATCTCAGCGGTCACTATTCATAATTTGATTCGGCATAAGTATGTATATATTATAAGCAAAAAGATGTATCTAAAGTGCGAAGTGAGGTGGTGTTGTGTTTGGATCAAGTGGGATAAGTAGGAAGATGGTGTGGGAGGCTGAAACGGACCTGAGAAGCGGGTGATCGGACGGCAACACCATGCCAGCAGATGCCTCCTTTACATGTCTTGTGAGAACGATGGTTGTTTGTTGTAGCGGCCGAGGCGGCAAATGCATACATGGCCTTGCGTGATAGGTCCCAGGCGAGTGCCAACAGCAAGATGAAAGCCACGAAGACGgaagagaagaagatgagagcAAAAGCGCCTCCCAAGTTTTGGCCACACGCAAAGTCGTACACCTTCATACATGCGATCACGGCCACATAGATGCTTGTGAGGTTGCTCACCACTCTGTCGctaattgttgtcatcattgaTATCAAATCTCTAAGAAAGAACAACAAACACCGtcttttaacttttgattttcaATGTACAATGTTGAGTCTTTCTACGATCCTCTTCTTTTAactttgttttataatttttttaaaaaaaagatatagatAAACTATGTTTAACTAATCAATTTTAAatcattataattaattattattaattttatattttaaaaaataaaatttaagtcattattaattaataataattaattaatataaaatataatttaaaaatatttattaatttatcattggtataaaattgttttttacataaaattaggGCACACAAATCACTGTTTATCATTTTATTATTGAAGAAAATGATTTtgatattcttattttttataaaaaaatattatttatatactaaaattaaatattaaaataaatttttatgtatcaagatttaattttattcatcaattaaaaataatggcttaagtaaatttttattcctataaaatatttattttttattataatctctataaaaattaaaatatttttattttaatttatataattaatttgttgGATTAAATATTGATGTAACAAGTTAAATGATAATGTTATCACATGAGTATTATAGTCACTTAGTAGAATAAACTAACCATATATTTAAATCATCACATAATGTTtgttatgtaattttttatataaaggtATGGAATATCattatttttaacataaataaacagTTTAAAGTAATTTTcaagtttttataattataaaactaAGCTAGTGAAGAATACAAGATATTACATCCATCATGAACACATCTTGCTCATTCTTGTCAATTACTAAAACATTCCTAAACGGCTACTTCCATCTCCAACTTATCATTCCTAAAGCCTTGTGCCATATTATGTTGCATGCTTCAGTTTTATGGCTTTGCATAATAAGGGTCTGCGGTGGAAACAGTGACATGGAAGCGTTGTTAAAGCTCAAGAGTGTCATGAAGACTGGAACAACACCACGTCTTCTGATTCTCCCTCAGCACACTGTTCCTTCTCTGGGGTAATTTTACAATAGCTATAATATGACATTTTTAGAGCACATTTAATATGTGTAGTTAATAGTTATGAATGTTGGTAGACAAGTCTTATCTTTCCAAAAACTGGAGAGTAATTGGCCTGAATGTTTCCTAGGTTCCTCTGTTTGGCACCATTCCAGCAGAGATTGGAAAGTTGGAGAATCTCATCAACCTCACCATAAGTCAGTGCAATCAAACACTTGAACATCTCCCATAACCACTTCAGGGGCTATTTCCCTGGACAAATCACTCTCAACATGACCAAATGATAAAACTCCATATTCTACAATGAATTATCTAAGGCTTTGTACTTGACACAGGACCACTGCCAGCTGAAGCAACTAAAGTACCTAAGACTCTCAGGAAACTACTTCTCTGGCACCATTCCAGATAGTTTTGGTGACATCCAAAGCTTCAAACACTTGGACTCAAGCACCAACAATTTAAGAGGAAAGTTGCCTGCAAGCTTTGGAAACTTGAAGAATCTGCAGAACACATGTCATCACTTGAAGTTCTTGACATGGCCAAACAGTTTAAGCTCTTTTAAAAACCTGAACAAATTGTATCTGCAGATGAATT
This window contains:
- the LOC112758320 gene encoding synaptotagmin-2 isoform X3, which produces MLPEIPLWIKNPDFDRLDWLNRFVEHLWPYLDKAICKTARTIAKPIIAEQIPKYKIDSVEFETLTLGSLPPTFQGMKVYNTDEKELIMEPSVKWAGNPNIIVAIKAFGLRATVQVVDLQVFASPRITLKPLVPSFPCFANIYVSLMEKPHVDFGLKLLGADVMSIPGVYRLVQEIIKEQVAKMYLWPKALEVQIMDPTKAMKVPVGILHVKVLRATNLKKKDLLGGADPYVKLKLSEDKLPSKKTTVKYKKLNPEWNEEFNMVVKDPESQFLELSVYDWEQIGKHDKMGMNVIQLKELTADEAKELTLDLHKTMEPNDPENEKSRGEITVQVLYKPFKDDELAQNSEDPNAIEKAPEGTPATGGLLVIIIHEAEDVEGKHHTNPYARLIFKGEERKTKHVKKNRDPRWNETFQFTLEEPPTNERLYVEVLSASSKLGLLHPKETLGYVDINLSDAVSNKRINEKYHLIDSRNGKIQIELQWRTP
- the LOC112758320 gene encoding synaptotagmin-2 isoform X1; this encodes MMVDLTGHWFSRERFSNKIYKLKIGSCLFQAHKTKLSAKMGFFSTIGTCFGFGIGTSIGVVIGYYVFIYFQPTHVKDPIIRPLAEQDAKTLQQMLPEIPLWIKNPDFDRLDWLNRFVEHLWPYLDKAICKTARTIAKPIIAEQIPKYKIDSVEFETLTLGSLPPTFQGMKVYNTDEKELIMEPSVKWAGNPNIIVAIKAFGLRATVQVVDLQVFASPRITLKPLVPSFPCFANIYVSLMEKPHVDFGLKLLGADVMSIPGVYRLVQEIIKEQVAKMYLWPKALEVQIMDPTKAMKVPVGILHVKVLRATNLKKKDLLGGADPYVKLKLSEDKLPSKKTTVKYKKLNPEWNEEFNMVVKDPESQFLELSVYDWEQIGKHDKMGMNVIQLKELTADEAKELTLDLHKTMEPNDPENEKSRGEITVQVLYKPFKDDELAQNSEDPNAIEKAPEGTPATGGLLVIIIHEAEDVEGKHHTNPYARLIFKGEERKTKHVKKNRDPRWNETFQFTLEEPPTNERLYVEVLSASSKLGLLHPKETLGYVDINLSDAVSNKRINEKYHLIDSRNGKIQIELQWRTP
- the LOC112758320 gene encoding synaptotagmin-2 isoform X2, giving the protein MMVDLTGHWFSRERFSNKIYKLKIGSCLFQAHKVSTCFGFGIGTSIGVVIGYYVFIYFQPTHVKDPIIRPLAEQDAKTLQQMLPEIPLWIKNPDFDRLDWLNRFVEHLWPYLDKAICKTARTIAKPIIAEQIPKYKIDSVEFETLTLGSLPPTFQGMKVYNTDEKELIMEPSVKWAGNPNIIVAIKAFGLRATVQVVDLQVFASPRITLKPLVPSFPCFANIYVSLMEKPHVDFGLKLLGADVMSIPGVYRLVQEIIKEQVAKMYLWPKALEVQIMDPTKAMKVPVGILHVKVLRATNLKKKDLLGGADPYVKLKLSEDKLPSKKTTVKYKKLNPEWNEEFNMVVKDPESQFLELSVYDWEQIGKHDKMGMNVIQLKELTADEAKELTLDLHKTMEPNDPENEKSRGEITVQVLYKPFKDDELAQNSEDPNAIEKAPEGTPATGGLLVIIIHEAEDVEGKHHTNPYARLIFKGEERKTKHVKKNRDPRWNETFQFTLEEPPTNERLYVEVLSASSKLGLLHPKETLGYVDINLSDAVSNKRINEKYHLIDSRNGKIQIELQWRTP